In one window of Solanum pennellii chromosome 2, SPENNV200 DNA:
- the LOC107011532 gene encoding V-type proton ATPase subunit c2, with the protein MASTFSGDETAPFFGFLGAAAALVFSCMGAAYGTAKSGVGVASMGVMRPELVMKSIVPVVMAGVLGIYGLIIAVIISTGINPKTKSYYLFDGYAHLSSGLACGLAGLSAGMAIGIVGDAGVRANAQQPKLFVGMILILIFAEALALYGLIVGIILSSRAGQSRAE; encoded by the exons ATGGCGTCAACTTTCAGTGGCGATGAAACTGCGCCTTTCTTCGGTTTCCTCGGCGCCGCTGCAGCGCTCGTTTTCTCAT GTATGGGAGCTGCTTATGGAACGGCGAAGAGCGGTGTGGGAGTGGCGTCCATGGGAGTAATGAGGCCAGAGCTTGTGATGAAGTCAATTGTGCCGGTTGTTATGGCTGGTGTGTTAGGTATTTATGGATTGATTATTGCAGTCATTATCAGTACCGGGATTAACCCCAAGACCAAATCGTATTACCTTTTTGATGGATATGCCCACCTTTCTTCCGGTTTGGCTTGTGGTCTCGCTGGCCTTTCCGCTGGAATGGCTATTGGAATTGTTGGTGATGCTGGTGTTAG AGCAAATGCACAACAACCAAAACTCTTTGTTGGTATGATCTTGATTCTTATTTTTGCTGAGGCGTTGGCTTTGTATGGACTGATTGTCGGCATCATCCTTTCTTCCCGTGCTGGCCAATCTAGAGCAgaatag
- the LOC107009497 gene encoding NAC domain-containing protein 37, translated as MDTNESCVPPGFRFHPTDEELVGYYLRKKIASQKIDLDVIRDIDLYRIEPWDLQDKCRIGYEEQNEWYFFSHKDKKYPTGTRTNRATMAGFWKATGRDKAVYNKSKLIGMRKTLVFYKGRAPNGQKSDWIMHEYRLESEENGPPQEEGWVVCRAFKKKITGQTKSNNMVEGWESNYFYDEATTTTTTISSIVDPLEYITRQPPNLSNNNFNNLLCKQETSMDQAAENNLNFSYTNSDQFIQLPQLESPSLPLLKRPISSMCLVSDNNNNNNNNNHEEDGSKNVTADWRALDKFVASQLSHEETTLYEDDQHNCSDLGMLLLLSDRGEGPKLNEILSSSSEDSDIGICLFDK; from the exons ATGGATACAAACGAATCATGCGTTCCACCTGGATTTCGATTTCATCCAACAGATGAAGAACTTGTTGGATACTATCTTAGAAAGAAAATTGCATCACAAAAGATTGATCTTGATGTTATTAGAGATATTGATCTCTACAGAATTGAACCGTGGGATCTTCAAg ATAAATGCCGGATCGGATATGAAGAGCAGAATGAGTGGTATTTCTTCAGCCACAAAGATAAGAAGTATCCCACAGGGACCAGAACTAATAGGGCAACAATGGCTGGGTTTTGGAAGGCAACAGGAAGAGACAAAGCTGTATacaataaatcaaaacttataGGCATGAGAAAAACCCTTGTCTTCTATAAGGGTAGGGCACCTAATGGACAAAAATCTGATTGGATCATGCATGAATATCGTCTAGAATCTGAAGAAAATGGTCCTCCACAG GAAGAAGGATGGGTGGTTTGTAGagcatttaagaaaaaaattacaggACAAACAAAGAGTAATAATATGGTTGAAGGATGGGAATCAAATTATTTCTATGATGAAgcaactactactactactacaatAAGCTCCATAGTGGATCCTCTTGAATACATCACAAGACAACCTCCAAAtctttcaaataataatttcaataatCTACTATGCAAACAAGAAACATCAATGGATCAAGCAGCTGAAAACAATCTCAACTTTTCTTATACAAATTCAGATCAATTCATTCAGCTTCCACAGCTCGAAAGCCCTTCACTACCACTCCTAAAAAGGCCAATTAGCTCCATGTGTCTCGTCTCcgataacaacaacaacaacaataataataatcatgaaGAAGATGGAAGCAAAAATGTTACGGCTGATTGGAGAGCACTTGACAAATTTGTTGCTTCTCAATTGAGTCATGAAGAGACAACGTTATACGAAGATGATCAGCACAATTGTTCCGATTTGGGAATGTTGCTATTGCTGAGTGATAGAGGAGAAGGACCTAAGCTGAATGAGATCTTGAGTTCGAGCTCTGAGGATAGTGATATTggtatttgtttatttgataaatga
- the LOC107011786 gene encoding pre-mRNA-splicing factor CWC25 homolog: MALKFLNKKGWHTGSLRNIENVWKAEQKHDAEQRKLEELRKQIQEERERSEFRQLQEQAGLVTRQERLEFLYDSGLAVGKGSSSGFESLSKPAEPVTAAVAAADSSSSAKPQASVPGALFEDKPQSSNDAWRKLHSDPLLMIRQREQEALARVKNNPVQMAMIRKSVETMKNKDKMHDEKEKDERRHKHRDKKSKHHHSKSKHLKNSPRQTSDADEYLSEDDSRRKRESCKDKKINDQKASIVRDPEGGNDFYKEKTKIRNDNEAVKHERHARSDLPRQESHRNSREHTRSDIPRHESHRNSHEQTRSDIPRYESHRNSREQTRSDPPRHESRHNSRKPVRLSEEERAARLREMQKDAEVHEEQRWKRLKKADENDAKEVVHAGSSGGRNFLDAAQRSVYGAGKGGSSTIEESVRRRTHYSQRAEASEGNAFRR; encoded by the coding sequence ATGGCTCTGAAGTTTCTGAATAAGAAGGGATGGCACACGGGGAGTCTTCGAAACATTGAAAATGTATGGAAAGCTGAGCAGAAGCATGACGCCGAACAGAGGAAGTTGGAGGAGCTCCGCAAGCAGATCCAGGAAGAGCGTGAGCGCAGTGAATTTCGCCAACTCCAGGAACAAGCTGGCTTGGTTACCAGGCAAGAGAGGCTGGAATTTCTTTATGATTCTGGATTAGCTGTTGGAAAGGGAAGTTCTAGTGGGTTTGAATCTTTGTCCAAGCCGGCTGAACCTGTAACAGCTGCTGTAGCTGCTGCTGATTCCAGTTCTTCTGCCAAACCGCAAGCATCGGTGCCAGGAGCTCTATTTGAGGACAAGCCACAATCTTCCAATGATGCTTGGAGGAAACTCCATTCTGATCCCTTGCTTATGATTCGTCAGCGAGAGCAAGAAGCCCTTGCGCGTGTGAAGAACAACCCTGTCCAGATGGCCATGATTCGTAAATCTGTTGAAACAATGAAAAATAAGGATAAGATGCATGATGAGAAAGAGAAGGATGAACGCAGACATAAACATCGAGACAAGAAATCAAAGCATCATCATTCGAAGTCAAAGCATTTGAAGAATTCACCTAGACAAACCTCTGATGCAGATGAATACTTGAGTGAAGATGATTCCAGGAGAAAGAGAGAGTCTTGCAAGGACAAGAAGATTAATGATCAGAAAGCGTCTATCGTACGAGATCCTGAAGGAGGCAATGatttttacaaagaaaaaactAAGATTAGGAATGATAATGAAGCTGTAAAACATGAGAGGCATGCAAGATCTGATCTGCCAAGGCAAGAATCCCATCGTAACTCTCGTGAGCATACAAGGTCTGATATACCAAGGCATGAATCCCATCGTAACTCTCATGAGCAGACAAGATCTGATATACCAAGGTACGAATCCCATCGTAACTCTCGTGAGCAGACAAGATCTGATCCTCCAAGGCACGAGTCGCGTCATAACTCTCGCAAGCCTGTTAGGCTTTCTGAAGAAGAGAGAGCTGCCCGTCTACGGGAGATGCAGAAAGATGCTGAGGTCCATGAGGAGCAAAGATGGAAAAGACTTAAGAAGGCAGATGAAAATGATGCTAAGGAAGTTGTACATGCTGGCTCGTCTGGTGGTAGGAATTTTCTGGATGCTGCTCAAAGAAGTGTTTATGGTGCTGGAAAGGGAGGAAGCTCCACAATTGAGGAAAGTGTTCGTCGCCGAACACACTATTCACAGAGAGCAGAAGCTTCAGAAGGCAATGCTTTTCGGCGATAA